One genomic region from Terriglobus aquaticus encodes:
- the bcsA gene encoding UDP-forming cellulose synthase catalytic subunit translates to MHPAKSGLRFLIVCICTFFLFEFVSLYLSWPKQAVLGGLTVLAAITLNQPGKSRLLTLTLMLLSIAVTLRYGWWRARLVIGYFSDESNHRFSVDAVLMLILLSAEIYTVCIMVLGYMQTCQRLQRRPVPLPHDESLWPHVDVLIPTYNEPLSLVRYTALAAINIDYPTDKLHVYILDDGTREEFRAFAEEAGVGYVVRENHDHAKAGNINHALKGLTSPLVSIFDCDHVPTRSFLQLTVGWFLVENKLAMLQTPHFFYSPDPFERNLQQYKSIPNEGELFYGIIQDGNDLWNATFFCGSCAVIRRSALDEVGGIATETVTEDAHTSLRMQKRGWSTGYINIAQAAGLATETLAGHIGQRVRWARGMIQILRTENPLLARGMNWAQRLCYFNAMMHFMYAVPRLIFLLAPLAYMLAGRTIIPGYWLAILAYALPHLIISNMTNSRVQGEHRHSFWNEIYETVLAPYILLPTVLAFINPKLGKFNVTDKGTTLQETRFDRKVAAPTTWLLLLNFAGVLAAPYRYLVLDPEHPGVVLSNLFWILFNIVILGVAAAVAHEQKQRRASVRIPLKVRVLGKTAGGVALQGETEDMSVGGASILLTPGAPQMQVGETFQLSFPAQTGASTVTTTVTDVEGLRVRAQFSSLSLEEEETLTCALYSRADSWLSVRERAEVDRPLVSFCRIMRLSVTGLHQVLLGLLPRRKRRIPVPAAVARTASILLFCLLTLLSARASAQHNPLTTPANSLPVTTTQTPAAAAFRLRFKDMGVTDEVEFRGSRAYYSLHFVLPHTSLPKSAQMFVGYRFSPKVSGSVASIQIALNGTPLQTLTPETPYQKTGAYRVTPITIPAELLIRDNELTFQFNGGTDFEAPVQGRQAVSASLAGASELVISNEPLQFKPDFALLPLPFFDSGLQNTTNVQFVFPTPPDKKTLQAAGVVASWFGILASAKPIRFHVVIGDPQPGNAVVFVNRSSKRDLLQNDVPGPSLQLRPNSSDPNGTMLVVAGDDGDQLLSAACALSLRSQHGDDLNVQRIGDTIRLRDFDLPAPRKVDDAPRWLPTGKLVDLATSSSQGSLKSDGSKPVPLYFRLPPDLYYGETENLNLQLRYSYNSGAIASDAALRTYINGALINEAPLPDGSGTVHRQRQALLPTANLRPFTNTLNLNFDFGPLGVGSSGQTRAGLLQSASLDLRGLAHWIQLPNLELFANAGFPFTQYADLSHTVVMVPRSPTDAEVTLFLDMLSHFGRQTGYPALRVEVATPGDTFREDRDYLILGSYGTQSAWATLNESLPITLGASGNTLQTADTNVSRALRWFYGLTGTTPADQTIQPHIDEADAIMEGIGSPGAQGRSLVVVALRNSSVEEAFMDRFLDRSQSSEISGTVSLFKGTRFLSYDLDVPRYNVGSITRYAAMRVWLTEHFWVLLGVVVGCSLMLAGWTREHLDSIATDRLQSEHSEPHALA, encoded by the coding sequence ATGCATCCAGCAAAAAGCGGTTTGCGCTTTTTGATCGTATGCATTTGTACCTTCTTCTTGTTTGAATTCGTCAGCTTATACCTGAGCTGGCCGAAACAAGCGGTGCTTGGCGGACTTACTGTGCTCGCGGCCATCACGCTCAACCAGCCTGGCAAGTCTCGCTTGCTGACTCTCACGCTCATGCTGCTTTCGATCGCCGTGACCCTGCGGTACGGATGGTGGCGAGCGCGCCTCGTGATCGGCTACTTCTCAGACGAGTCGAATCACCGTTTTTCGGTTGATGCGGTTCTGATGCTGATCCTGCTTTCAGCCGAGATCTACACCGTCTGCATCATGGTGCTCGGTTACATGCAGACGTGCCAACGGCTTCAGCGGCGCCCGGTTCCCCTGCCCCACGATGAGAGTCTTTGGCCCCATGTTGATGTTCTGATCCCGACCTATAACGAGCCCCTCTCCCTTGTCCGATACACCGCTCTTGCCGCGATCAACATCGACTACCCAACCGACAAACTGCATGTCTACATCCTGGATGATGGGACGCGCGAGGAGTTTCGCGCCTTCGCCGAAGAGGCGGGAGTCGGCTACGTGGTCCGCGAGAACCATGATCACGCAAAGGCCGGAAACATCAACCATGCTCTGAAGGGTCTTACTTCACCGCTGGTCTCCATCTTCGATTGCGACCACGTGCCGACACGGTCTTTTCTGCAACTCACCGTGGGCTGGTTCCTCGTGGAAAACAAGCTCGCGATGCTACAGACACCGCACTTCTTCTACTCGCCTGACCCATTTGAACGAAATCTGCAGCAATACAAGTCAATCCCGAATGAAGGGGAGCTCTTCTACGGAATCATCCAGGACGGCAACGACCTGTGGAATGCCACCTTCTTCTGTGGATCGTGCGCAGTCATCCGCCGATCGGCGCTGGACGAGGTAGGCGGCATTGCAACGGAGACGGTGACGGAGGATGCGCACACCTCCCTCCGCATGCAGAAGCGAGGTTGGAGCACAGGCTATATAAACATCGCCCAGGCTGCAGGACTGGCAACAGAAACGCTGGCGGGACACATTGGGCAGCGTGTGCGTTGGGCTCGCGGCATGATCCAGATTCTTCGCACAGAGAACCCGCTGCTGGCTCGCGGCATGAACTGGGCACAGCGGCTCTGCTACTTCAACGCCATGATGCACTTCATGTATGCCGTGCCGCGACTCATCTTCCTGCTCGCACCACTTGCTTACATGCTGGCCGGCCGTACCATCATCCCGGGCTATTGGCTTGCCATCCTGGCGTATGCGTTGCCTCACCTCATCATCTCGAACATGACCAACTCGCGAGTGCAGGGGGAACATCGCCATTCGTTCTGGAATGAGATCTACGAGACAGTTCTGGCGCCCTACATTCTGCTGCCCACCGTTCTGGCGTTCATCAATCCCAAGCTGGGTAAGTTCAACGTCACGGACAAGGGCACGACGCTCCAGGAGACTCGATTTGATCGGAAGGTTGCGGCACCAACCACGTGGTTATTGCTGCTGAACTTCGCGGGAGTGCTTGCGGCGCCCTATCGTTATCTGGTGCTTGACCCGGAACACCCAGGCGTCGTTCTCAGCAATCTGTTCTGGATTCTGTTCAACATCGTCATCCTGGGCGTTGCCGCCGCCGTTGCGCATGAGCAGAAGCAGCGGCGCGCTTCGGTACGCATCCCGCTGAAGGTGCGGGTACTCGGTAAGACAGCCGGCGGTGTCGCGCTACAGGGCGAAACCGAGGACATGTCCGTTGGCGGAGCCTCCATCCTGCTGACACCCGGTGCCCCACAGATGCAAGTGGGCGAAACATTCCAATTATCGTTTCCCGCGCAGACAGGTGCCTCCACGGTCACTACGACAGTCACCGACGTGGAAGGATTGCGCGTACGCGCGCAGTTTTCCAGTCTGTCCCTGGAGGAAGAAGAGACGTTGACGTGCGCTCTGTACTCCCGCGCGGATTCTTGGCTGTCTGTCCGGGAACGCGCCGAAGTCGATCGGCCGCTGGTGAGCTTCTGCCGGATCATGCGGCTCTCAGTCACTGGCCTGCATCAGGTGCTGCTTGGATTGCTACCGAGACGCAAGCGCAGGATCCCTGTGCCTGCGGCTGTCGCACGGACAGCGTCCATCCTGCTTTTCTGCCTGCTTACTCTGCTTTCCGCCCGTGCCAGCGCGCAGCACAATCCGCTGACCACACCGGCAAACAGCTTGCCTGTAACGACAACCCAAACGCCCGCGGCGGCGGCCTTCCGGCTTCGCTTCAAGGACATGGGTGTGACCGACGAGGTGGAGTTCCGAGGATCACGCGCCTACTATTCCCTTCACTTTGTGCTTCCGCATACATCGCTCCCGAAATCCGCTCAGATGTTTGTTGGGTACCGATTCAGTCCGAAAGTCAGCGGCTCCGTAGCGTCGATCCAAATTGCGCTGAACGGCACTCCACTGCAGACCCTTACGCCAGAAACGCCGTACCAAAAGACCGGTGCGTACCGGGTCACTCCCATTACGATCCCCGCCGAACTGCTCATTCGGGATAACGAACTCACCTTCCAGTTCAACGGCGGCACGGATTTCGAAGCTCCTGTGCAGGGCCGCCAGGCTGTTTCGGCCAGCCTTGCCGGCGCTTCCGAACTGGTCATCAGCAATGAGCCGTTGCAGTTCAAGCCGGACTTCGCCTTACTGCCGCTTCCTTTCTTCGACAGCGGTCTGCAGAACACCACCAATGTTCAGTTTGTGTTCCCCACACCGCCCGATAAGAAGACGCTACAGGCCGCCGGAGTTGTAGCCTCGTGGTTCGGCATCCTCGCCAGTGCCAAGCCGATACGATTTCACGTCGTCATTGGGGATCCACAGCCAGGAAATGCTGTCGTCTTCGTCAACCGGTCCAGCAAACGGGATCTGCTGCAGAATGACGTTCCTGGACCCTCGTTGCAACTGAGACCAAACTCTTCCGATCCCAATGGAACCATGCTGGTGGTAGCGGGAGACGACGGTGACCAACTGTTGAGTGCGGCTTGCGCGCTCTCGCTACGCAGTCAGCACGGCGACGACCTGAACGTACAGAGGATCGGCGACACGATTCGTTTGCGAGATTTCGATTTGCCCGCGCCGCGGAAAGTAGACGATGCACCACGTTGGCTACCTACCGGCAAGCTAGTGGATCTAGCAACGTCCAGTTCTCAAGGCAGCTTGAAGTCGGACGGGTCCAAGCCGGTTCCCCTCTACTTCCGGCTCCCTCCTGACCTTTACTACGGCGAGACCGAAAACCTGAATCTACAGCTGCGTTACAGCTACAACTCAGGTGCTATTGCAAGCGACGCTGCACTGAGAACGTACATCAACGGAGCGTTGATCAACGAGGCTCCACTGCCGGATGGCAGTGGAACCGTGCACCGTCAGCGACAGGCTCTGCTGCCAACAGCCAATCTTCGCCCGTTCACGAACACGTTGAATCTGAATTTTGACTTTGGGCCTCTCGGCGTAGGTTCCTCTGGGCAAACCAGGGCAGGCCTGCTGCAGAGCGCCTCGTTGGACTTGCGCGGGCTTGCACACTGGATTCAGTTGCCCAATCTGGAGCTGTTTGCAAACGCCGGCTTCCCGTTCACCCAGTATGCCGATCTCTCACACACGGTGGTCATGGTGCCTCGGAGTCCGACCGATGCGGAGGTGACGCTGTTCTTGGATATGCTAAGTCACTTCGGCCGGCAGACCGGGTACCCTGCGCTGCGTGTCGAAGTCGCGACCCCAGGTGACACCTTTCGGGAAGACCGCGACTACCTGATCCTCGGCTCCTATGGCACGCAATCCGCGTGGGCCACGTTGAACGAAAGCCTGCCCATTACACTCGGCGCTTCCGGGAACACACTCCAAACGGCAGACACCAACGTTAGTCGTGCGCTCCGGTGGTTCTACGGTCTGACTGGTACTACGCCTGCGGACCAGACGATTCAGCCGCACATCGATGAGGCAGACGCAATTATGGAAGGAATCGGTTCACCCGGCGCCCAGGGTCGATCGCTGGTCGTGGTCGCTCTCCGGAACTCTTCTGTCGAAGAAGCCTTCATGGACCGGTTTCTCGACCGCTCGCAGTCCAGCGAAATCTCCGGAACGGTCAGCTTGTTTAAAGGAACAAGGTTCCTGTCCTACGACCTGGATGTACCCCGTTATAACGTGGGCTCAATTACGCGGTATGCCGCGATGCGCGTGTGGCTGACCGAGCACTTCTGGGTTCTGCTTGGCGTGGTCGTTGGGTGCTCGCTGATGCTCGCGGGCTGGACGCGCGAGCACCTGGATTCGATCGCGACAGATCGGTTGCAATCAGAACATTCCGAGCCCCACGCTTTGGCATAG
- a CDS encoding DMT family transporter: MNAGWIFPFIILGGALQTCGAAMNGQLNKSLANPYLASTVSFLVITFFFMALFFAVPHPLPTIANLREMPWWAVFGGLVGAVQVFAGLTLVNKVGTGNFMALTVSAALITSLVVDHFGWFRMDIHPITLTKLGGAVLLITGVVFITRR; the protein is encoded by the coding sequence ATGAACGCTGGTTGGATCTTTCCTTTCATCATCCTCGGTGGCGCACTGCAGACCTGTGGCGCAGCCATGAACGGTCAATTGAACAAGTCGCTCGCGAATCCATATCTCGCTTCGACGGTCTCATTCCTCGTTATCACCTTCTTCTTTATGGCGCTTTTCTTTGCCGTTCCCCATCCGTTGCCCACAATCGCGAATTTGCGCGAAATGCCCTGGTGGGCGGTCTTTGGTGGATTAGTCGGTGCGGTGCAGGTATTTGCCGGTCTGACGCTCGTAAACAAAGTCGGAACGGGAAACTTCATGGCGCTGACAGTCTCGGCAGCGCTGATCACTTCGCTGGTCGTCGATCACTTCGGCTGGTTCAGGATGGACATCCATCCGATCACTTTGACGAAACTGGGCGGCGCAGTCTTGCTCATCACGGGAGTGGTCTTTATCACCCGCCGATAG
- a CDS encoding metallophosphoesterase family protein — MTQTTDSPFQPLPLNKTSTVSWIHIGDLHMVKEGEQNEIDLGRIVDTINRLFSDGSVNFVYLPGDIADDGSAPAYRAVRKHLDRLKIPWFGIVGDHDVHEKSFENFTSFISASLYGGFILGGYRFLRLNAFGEPRPDSFTLSEEQLAWMEAELAAAEQLKQRVVLFLHCYPSDLLQGGDALRKMLQKYPVLLIDMGHTHYNEISNDGTVLYSATRSTGQVEEGAVGFSLTTIDDDVISWHFVKPDDAGLVAITSPSDHRLLTARTAAAPKKSSIEVAAKIWAEGGPTAVSAVFSGEELPLRLSEDGLWRAVIDGHRLADGLHQLTVSAVMESGSALSSSIQLAIGDLPLREVKHIDHENSIGEWSERGLLDTQLGPNKNGRKW, encoded by the coding sequence ATGACTCAGACAACGGATTCTCCCTTCCAACCCCTGCCATTGAACAAGACTTCGACGGTTAGCTGGATTCATATTGGCGACCTCCACATGGTTAAGGAAGGCGAGCAGAACGAGATTGATCTCGGCCGCATCGTGGATACGATCAACCGTCTGTTCTCGGACGGCAGCGTCAACTTCGTCTACCTTCCGGGCGACATCGCGGACGATGGTAGTGCCCCCGCGTATCGGGCTGTAAGGAAGCACCTCGATCGGCTCAAGATTCCATGGTTTGGCATCGTGGGTGACCATGATGTTCATGAGAAGAGCTTCGAGAACTTCACATCGTTCATCTCGGCGAGCCTCTACGGCGGCTTCATCCTGGGCGGCTACCGCTTTCTGCGCCTGAACGCATTCGGTGAGCCTCGACCGGACTCGTTCACCTTGAGCGAAGAACAGTTGGCATGGATGGAAGCAGAGCTGGCGGCCGCCGAACAACTCAAGCAAAGGGTTGTTCTCTTCCTGCATTGCTATCCGAGCGACCTGCTGCAAGGGGGCGACGCACTTCGCAAGATGCTGCAGAAGTATCCTGTGCTGCTGATCGACATGGGCCACACCCACTACAACGAGATCAGTAATGACGGAACCGTTCTCTACAGCGCAACGCGCTCTACCGGTCAGGTGGAAGAGGGTGCGGTCGGATTCTCGCTGACCACGATCGACGACGATGTAATCAGTTGGCATTTCGTGAAACCGGACGACGCAGGTTTAGTTGCGATCACCTCGCCCTCTGACCATCGACTGCTTACGGCCAGAACGGCAGCGGCACCGAAGAAGTCTTCTATCGAGGTCGCCGCGAAAATTTGGGCAGAGGGTGGGCCTACTGCTGTGAGCGCCGTGTTCTCTGGAGAAGAATTGCCTTTGCGGCTCAGCGAGGACGGGCTATGGAGGGCCGTGATCGACGGGCACCGTCTTGCAGATGGTCTTCATCAGCTGACGGTGAGCGCTGTCATGGAGAGCGGCTCAGCGTTGTCGAGTTCCATTCAACTTGCTATTGGTGACTTGCCCCTACGCGAGGTGAAGCACATCGATCACGAGAACAGCATCGGAGAGTGGTCCGAACGTGGCCTTCTCGATACACAACTGGGTCCGAACAAGAACGGAAGGAAGTGGTAG
- a CDS encoding arsenic transporter, whose translation MITTVLILSISALSIALMLLRPKNLPEVYWVGAGAILLVALRLVPLKLAGKAVAEGSDVYFFLIGMMLLSALARENGVFDWVASTSISAAKGSCSRLFLLIYGVGTIVTICMSNDATAVVLTPAVLAAVKKSKAKPLPFLFACAMIANAASFVLPISNPANLVVFHAGLPSLGRWLASFLLPSVLSIAVTFLVLRWYFRKDIGGELEQPKEKASLRASGRLVLWGLGLVVVVLLVFSSLKKDLGLPTCIAALCVTAVVCIRNRCNPLPLAKEVSWSTLGLVAALFVLVDAVESVGALRVTESALRHAEALGTHLGSLVTALVVAVANNLLNNLPLGLIAGATITATHTKGLLSNAVLIGVDLGPNLSVTGSLATILWLMALRKEDIDVSAWDFLKVGAIAMPAALLASMAGAFLMHAVVPAQ comes from the coding sequence ATGATCACGACCGTTCTCATCCTGTCGATCTCTGCGCTCAGCATCGCGCTCATGTTGCTTCGTCCCAAGAACCTCCCTGAGGTGTACTGGGTGGGAGCCGGAGCGATTCTGCTCGTAGCGCTGAGACTCGTTCCGTTGAAGCTGGCAGGCAAAGCTGTTGCCGAAGGCAGCGATGTGTACTTCTTCTTAATCGGAATGATGCTGCTCTCAGCTCTCGCGCGGGAGAATGGCGTCTTTGACTGGGTGGCATCCACCTCAATTAGCGCAGCAAAAGGTTCGTGCAGCAGGCTCTTCCTGCTCATTTACGGTGTCGGTACTATCGTCACGATCTGCATGTCGAACGACGCAACGGCAGTCGTACTGACGCCTGCTGTGCTCGCCGCCGTGAAGAAATCCAAGGCGAAGCCCTTGCCGTTCCTATTCGCGTGCGCAATGATCGCGAACGCCGCATCATTCGTGCTGCCCATCTCAAATCCCGCCAACCTGGTGGTCTTCCACGCAGGCCTCCCCTCGTTGGGCCGTTGGCTGGCATCCTTTCTCTTGCCCTCGGTTCTGTCCATCGCGGTGACCTTCCTTGTGCTCCGCTGGTATTTTCGGAAAGACATCGGCGGAGAACTCGAACAGCCGAAAGAAAAGGCGTCCCTCCGCGCTAGCGGAAGACTGGTCCTGTGGGGGCTAGGCTTGGTCGTCGTGGTCCTGCTGGTCTTCTCGTCGCTCAAGAAAGACCTGGGGTTGCCGACCTGCATTGCAGCCCTTTGCGTAACCGCCGTCGTTTGTATCAGAAATCGCTGCAACCCGCTGCCCCTGGCAAAAGAGGTGAGCTGGTCGACGTTGGGTCTGGTCGCTGCTCTCTTCGTGCTGGTCGATGCAGTAGAGAGTGTCGGAGCGTTGAGAGTCACAGAATCTGCTCTGCGGCACGCTGAAGCGCTTGGCACTCATCTCGGCTCGCTCGTGACTGCTCTCGTGGTGGCTGTTGCCAACAACCTCCTAAACAATCTTCCACTCGGTCTGATCGCTGGCGCCACCATTACCGCAACGCACACCAAAGGCTTGCTCAGCAACGCTGTCCTCATTGGTGTTGACCTGGGGCCGAATCTTTCCGTCACGGGCTCTCTCGCAACGATCCTCTGGCTTATGGCCTTGAGGAAAGAAGACATCGATGTCAGCGCGTGGGACTTCCTCAAGGTAGGAGCCATCGCGATGCCCGCGGCTCTGCTCGCCAGCATGGCTGGCGCCTTTCTCATGCACGCCGTCGTACCCGCTCAGTAA
- a CDS encoding MFS transporter: protein MRTSAAGMIVAKADNARRPSVRALEWTNFFLADVQAGLGPFVAAYLASIGWQAGAVGKALTFGGIVTVLLQTPAGWIVDRAKWKRTILILGSLVLALGAILFALSGRASVVYTAQGLIGLAGPFLGPTVAAITMGLVGSELFDCQFGRNQGFNAGGNLFAAAVIAATSHFLGNRAIFFAVAILVLPTILSTLAIKKDDINFDLARGGSEGEKEGGSSKEVRLKLAKDHVLLAFLGCAFLFHFANAAMLPQLGELLAHGSAKAAAPFMGACIAITQVAMLCTAAYFGRFANQHGRKQLLLFGFGVLPIRAALYTVFHAVPALLAVQVLDGVANSIFGVVSILVIADRTRGTGRFNLAQGALATAVGLGAALSNTFGGMLMQHAGYRISFLALGGVACLAFLLLLTSVPETSDGRQQTARA from the coding sequence ATGAGGACCTCTGCTGCGGGAATGATCGTCGCGAAAGCCGATAACGCGAGGCGCCCCAGCGTACGAGCGCTCGAATGGACCAACTTCTTCCTTGCCGACGTGCAAGCTGGGCTTGGTCCATTCGTGGCTGCCTATCTCGCCAGCATCGGCTGGCAGGCGGGAGCTGTAGGCAAAGCGTTGACCTTCGGTGGAATCGTAACGGTATTGTTGCAAACACCGGCAGGCTGGATTGTCGATCGAGCGAAATGGAAGCGAACCATCCTGATTCTTGGCAGCCTCGTTCTCGCGCTTGGAGCGATCTTGTTTGCCCTATCTGGGCGTGCAAGCGTTGTCTATACGGCGCAAGGGCTCATCGGCCTTGCAGGCCCATTCCTTGGGCCCACGGTGGCCGCGATCACAATGGGACTGGTCGGGTCGGAGCTTTTCGATTGCCAGTTTGGTCGCAACCAGGGATTCAATGCAGGCGGCAATCTCTTCGCCGCCGCCGTCATTGCGGCGACATCGCACTTCCTTGGAAATCGAGCCATCTTCTTCGCCGTAGCGATCCTGGTCCTTCCAACCATCCTTTCTACGTTAGCGATCAAGAAAGACGACATCAACTTCGATTTGGCTCGTGGCGGGAGCGAAGGCGAGAAGGAAGGCGGCAGCAGCAAAGAAGTGCGGCTGAAGCTGGCGAAGGACCACGTCCTTCTCGCCTTTCTTGGCTGTGCCTTTCTGTTTCACTTCGCGAACGCAGCCATGCTTCCTCAGCTTGGCGAACTTCTGGCGCACGGTTCGGCGAAGGCAGCTGCTCCGTTCATGGGCGCTTGCATCGCAATCACCCAGGTCGCGATGCTGTGTACGGCTGCTTACTTCGGGCGCTTCGCCAATCAACATGGCCGCAAGCAGCTTCTGCTCTTCGGCTTTGGTGTGCTCCCCATCCGTGCGGCTCTCTACACGGTCTTCCATGCCGTGCCTGCACTGCTTGCTGTCCAGGTGCTCGATGGCGTTGCCAACTCCATCTTTGGCGTGGTGTCCATCCTTGTGATTGCGGACCGCACTCGCGGCACTGGGCGCTTCAACCTGGCACAAGGTGCACTCGCCACCGCTGTTGGTCTCGGGGCGGCTCTGAGCAACACCTTTGGTGGAATGCTCATGCAGCACGCGGGCTACCGGATCTCATTCTTAGCACTGGGCGGCGTGGCCTGCTTAGCGTTCCTGCTTCTGCTCACATCCGTCCCGGAAACATCAGACGGGCGGCAACAAACCGCTCGCGCTTAG